The Armatimonadota bacterium genome segment ACCCGGTTGAGCCGGCCGAGCTCCTGGCGTAGGGCCCGGTTCCGCTCTCGCTGTCGACGCATCCGGTCCAGGGTGGCGCTCATGATCCCACCCGCGGCCACGAGCATCAGCGCCTGCATCACTTCCGCCGCTGGCTGGATCCCGGTCCCGCGTAGCCCCTCCCAGGGCGGGGGCCCCACCACGGCCGCGAGGTAGGCGACCCCCATCAGCCCCGTGAGGCCCAGCAGGGGCCAGAAGGATCCGTACCCCGCGGCGAAAGCCAGGGCGATGAACCAGCCCACCATCAGGGTGGTTCGGGTCTCCGGGACCAGGGCGATGTACCGGCCGAGCAGGGCCACGGCAAACAGGAGGGGAACGTAGACGAAGTGCGGGTCCCAGGAGCGGACCAGGCGATCATATCCCCGGTGTACTGAGAGAGGAGGAGAAACCCGTGGGCTTGCGCGGTCCAGGCCGCGGTAACCCAAAAATCCCGCCAGGTGAAATGCGCTTGGCCCGTGGCCCGGAACACCAGGAGGATCAAACTTGGCACCATGGTTTCAATAATGGTTATGATGATTTGGACATCCACCGGTTGAAAAGGTGGCACATGTTTTGCTCCACGTGCGGGTGGAGGGCGGAGAATGAGGGGGGGTGTGGTACGGCGGAGGGACAGGCAAGCCGGGTTCACCACCCTCGAGGTGGTCTTCGTGGTGGTGATCCTGGCGGCCCTCCTGGGTCTGGCGTTTCCCGCCTACCAGCGGGTGCTGATGGAGCGTCGAGTGCAGAACACCGTCCGGGAGATCGCCGCGGACGTGCGGGTGGCCCAGCAGGCCGCGGTGGCCAAGAGTGCGGAGGCTCGGTGCGTGGGCGTGGCGTTCGAGGAACGCCGGGTGGGGGTGTACGTGGTGCCTCAGGATGCCTCCTTCGACTGCACCAACCCCGATGCCGCGGGGCTCCGGGCCTATGGGGTCCTCTTGAATTCCCAGGAGTATCCCGCGGGGGTGACCGTGGACCACCGCCCGCGCGATGCCCTGGCCTTTGTGCCCTCCGGTCTCGTGTACCCCACCTGTGCGGGGCAGAGCTGCACCGCCTTCCAGGTTACGGTACGGGGCGGGGGGCACACCCGGTCTGTGTGCGTGAACACGGCGGGACTGGTGACGGTGCCGTCTCCGGGAGAGGCGTGTCCGTGAAGGAGGAAGATGCGAAAGGTAACTGGTGAAGGTGGCCTTTCTCTGTTGGAGGTGGTGGTGGCCCTCACGCTCGTGGCGGTGGTGATGCTGGCGAGCGTGCAGCTGGTGACCCGGGCCGTGGCCCAGATCGGCTCGGCCCGCACCGAGCAGGCGGAACGGCCCGCACGGGCGAAGACGGTGGCCCTGCAGTGGCTGCAGGGAGAACTCGATTACCTGCGCTCCCGCGGCTACGGGTATCTCGTGCAAAACTATCTGAGCCCGACCGGGGACTGGGTTCGGTCGGGCGCATCGGTCCAGCGCACCATCACCCGAGCCAGGAAGGAACCGGGGGAGAGCGTTCTGCCCGTGGGTTTTGAGAAGGCCGAGGTGATCCTGGAGGTGGAGGGGTTGGAGGGGTGCCCGGGCAACTGCATGATCGCGGTGATGCGGGCCCGGGTGCGGCTGTACCGGGAAGAGGGGGATGCCGTCCCCTTCGTGGAGGGGGCGACGAGCGTGGTGCGGCGATGAGGATCTGCAGGGACGAGCGGGGCTTAACACTGGTGGAGCTCCTGTTGGCGGTGGTGACGCTGGCGGTGGTGCTGGGTACCCTCTTCACGGCCACGAGCGGGATGGCCCGGACCTGGACCGTGGGCCAGCACCGGGTAGGGATCCAGCAGGCGGGGCGGGCGTCCTTGGACTGGATGATCCGGCGGATCCGCCTGGCGGGCCAGGGATACGACCGCCAGCACGCGACCTGCCTTCCCTTTTACAAGGAGGCCACGCCCACGAAATTCGCCTTCCTCGCGGACGTACTCCCGGGCGGGGTGTGTGGCCCCTTCGAGCGCCTGGAGTACACCCTGGACGGCAACCGCCTCGTGGAGCGTATGACGGGAAGCGATGGCGACGTGTTGCGGGCCCTCACCCCCGCGGAGGAGGTGGGGGAGGTCACGGTCACCGACCTCAATTTCTGCTATTACGATCTGGACGATCAGCTGGCCCCGGACCAGACCCTCACCGTGATCGCCGGCCAGGAAACCTGCTCCGGTTCGGTTCGGTCCGATAAGCTGGCGGACATCTTCCGCGTGAAGGTTCAGGTGCGGGTGTGGAGCCCGCGGCTGGGAGAGAGGCTGGTGGTGGCGAGTCAGGCCACGCGGAGGCTGGAGGTGCTGCCGTGAGGGGAGATGGGCCCCTGGGGGAAAGGCTTGCCAGACAGGTGCGGACGGAGCACGGCATGGCCCTCGTCGTCGCCCTCCTCACCATCTTGGTGCTGCTGCTGCTCACCGCGGCCCTGGTGACCGCGGCCATCACGGAGACCTTCACCGCGCAGACCGCGGAGGACTCCGCCCGGGCGTTCCTCGTGGCGGACGCGGCCGCGGCCCGGGCCCTGGCTTCCTTGCGCCTGGACGGGGACTGGGCCGCAGCAGACCCGGGCGGTCAGGACGCGGTGGGGCGGTGCCCGGACGGAGCGCTCTTCGACCTACTGGCGGGCGAGTGCATGCGGGACGTCCCCTATCCGAGGTACGGAGCGGTGGCGGTGAGCGCCACGAGCCCTCCGGGCGGGATCTCCGAACCCGTGTGCGCGGCCCGGACGGTGACGGGACCTGCAGCCTCGCCTGTACCTCTGCCGCCAGAGGAGAGCTTTGGCCGATACACGGTTGCTGTGCTGGAGGTCCCGGGCTCAAACCAGATCCGGCTGCGGGCGGTGGGCCGGGTGGGCCGGGCCACCCGAGGGTTTGCGTTCACCGTGAGCCGCGTGACGCCCGCGGACTTCGTCTCGTACTCCGCCCTCCGGGTAGACGCCACCCGTGTCGGGAACGGGACCTTCCGGATCCACGGGTCCGTGTACGTGCGCGGGGACTGGGAGTTCAAAGGAAACTCCCAGCAGCTGAACGACCGGCCGGTATCCGATGGTGATCGGGAGAACGACCCCGTGTACGACAACCAGACCTTCGTGTGCGGCAACCTGATCCTCCAGGGCAACGCTCAGATCGGGACCGCCAATAGGCCCATGCTGGGCGTGCATATATCGGGGGGAGCGCATCAACCGGGGCGGAGCCATGGAGGTGTACAAGCTGTTGCAGGATAAGGTGGTACCGGACATCCGGCTGGCGAACGTACAGCAGGCGATCGCGTGCGTGAAAGGTGCTGGCGACCAAGCCGGATGCGATCAGAACTTCCCCGGCCTATGGCAGGCTTACACGAACTCCCTGGACATTTCCGGGGGGTGGGCCCGGATGCGCCTGTATACCTGGACCGGCGGCTCGTGGACGGAAACCCTGTCTGCCGATCTTCGGTTGGGCTCGACCGCGTGGCGGATCCCGAAGCGTGACCGGGACACGGCGTGCCGGGCACACCCACAGACCGCTTCCCTCAACGTGGTCCTGCAGGACTGCGCGGCGTACTACGATGGTTCCTCGAGGCTCTATCTGGGCGCCCGACAGGTGATCTACGTTCCGGGAAGCGTCTCGGTACTCCGGGACGTGGACTATCGGGTGGACAACGATCCGACCCAGTCCTGTGATCCAACTAGAAGGGATTCAGATCCCTGTCGCCCCGATGATGCCTCCCTGCTCGTGATCGCCTGTGAGGCCGGCACATCCTGCCATCCTGGCAATGGGTCACCTGCCTACGGCTTCGACGTGCAGGAAATGATGCGGGCACAGAGGCCAGCCGCCCGCGGCCTCTTCTACCCGGATACCACCTTCCCGTCCCGGGACCTTCTCGGGGTGCTGGTTCATGGCCGGGTGCGGTTCGGGCTCAGTGGAAACCTCGCAAACCAGGAGATCAACCTGGTGGTGGTCAGCGGCTGCACTGCGAACCTGCCGCCCGAGCGGTGCGATCTCACCATGCAGAAGAACCTGCAGCTCTATGGCTCGGTGATCTCCAGGCTGCTGGTGTTCGAGCAGAACGTGGACCTCTACCAGGTCCCGGACCTGCGGCGCTACCTGCCCATCACCCTCGATCGCTTCCTGGCCGCGCCGGGCGGGTCCGCGGTGGTGGTTACCCAGTGGCGGGAGATCGGGTTCTGAGGGATGTCCCGGGAATCGGGCCTCAGACCCTGCAGGAATTTTTTGGAACCCGTCGAACCGAACCCCTCAGGTACACGGGGCCGTCCGCGCAGGGAAGGGGCAAGGACGTAGCATGCGCCGCGGCAGATCAGGGGAGCTATGGCACGCACTCCCGTAGGGCTGGACATCGGGGCCGCCGCCATCAAGGTGGTGGAGCTGATGCGGGGGCGGGACGGCTACCGGATCGCGCGCCTCGGCAGTGTCCGCACTCCCGTGGGGTCGCTGCTGGAGGGGGCGGTGGTGGACCCCCAGAAGTTGGGCGCGGCCGTCCGCACAGCTCTCGAGGAGGCCGGAATCCGCCACCGCCGGGTGGTTACGGCCCTCGGGAGCCGGGCCGCGGTGGTTCGGGAGATCCAGGTTCCCCAGATGCCGGAGGAAGAGCTCCGCAGCGCGGTCCGGTTCGAGGCGGAGCGCTACCTGCCCGTGGCCGGGGAAGACCTGCGGGTGGACCACCAGGTGGTGGAGGAGATTGAGGAGGGTACCCGCAAGCAACTCAGCGTGCTCTTCGCGGCTGCCCGGGCCGGCGTGGTGGACGGCCTTGTACGGGCCCTGCAGCTGGCGGGCTTGGGAGCAGAGGTGTTGGAGGTCACCACCTTCGCCCTGGCCCGGGTCTTCCGGCAGGAGGCGAAGGAGGGGCCGGTTCTTGTGGCGGACATCGGCGCGGACACCACGGAGATCGTCATCGTCCAGGGCGATCGCCTCCACCTCTCCCGCACCCTGGTGACGGGGGGCAACACCCTCACCCGGGCCGTCGCCGCAGCCCTGGACCTGGAGCCGGATGCCGCGGAGATCGTGAAGGAGGAGAAGGCCGTAGCACCTGTGGGGGCCCTGCCCATGGAGGACCCCACCGCTGCGCGGGTGAGCGAGGCCATCTCCCCGGTTCTCGCGGACATCGTGACGGAGCTGCGGCGGAGCGCGGAGTTCTTCCTGACGCGGTCGGGCGGCCGGGAGATCCGGAAGGTGTTGCTGGCGGGCGGGACCGCCCGGATCCCGAACCTTGCGACCTTCTTCGCGGATGAACTGGGTCTCCCGGTAGAGGTGGGGGATGTGTTCCGGTACTACCCCACGGAGCGGCCGATCCAGGATACGGGTCCGGCCTTCGCGGCGGCTACAGGGCTTGCCCTGAGGGGGTTGGAGGAATGAGCATCCGCATCAACCTGCTGGCTCCCGAGCGGAGGCGGCGGCGCGTCACGCCCGTGATGGTAGGCGTCGGGGTTCTCGCGGCCCTGGTGCTGGTCGGAGCGGTGGTGGCGGTGGTGATGCAGATGCGGGTGGCCTCGGGCCGGGCACAGCTGGCGCGGCTGCGGGCGGAAGTGGACCGGCTGCGGCCTGAAGCGCAGGAGGTGGAGCGGATGCGCCGGGTGGTGGAGGGGCTGCGCCGGCGGGAAGCCCTCGTCCGGCAGTTCTTCGCCTCCCAGATTCCCGCCGCGGAGGCCATCCTGGACCTCAGCCTCTCCATCCCGCAGGATTCCTGGATCACCCTGTTCGCGGTTCAGGGAGGCCGGGCGGTGCAGATCGAGGGGGTCACGGCCCGGGACAACGAGTCCATCGCCCTCTTCCTGGTGAACCTGGAGCGGACCCCACACTTCGAGAACATGGACCTCCAGGTGAGCGAGCTCCAGCGCATCGGCACGCAGGACGTGCTGCGGTTCACCCTCACGGGCGCCCTCTCAGGAGGCCCGCCGCCCACGCTGCCGGGAGGAGAGACGCAGTGACCCTGCGGCCTCGGGAGCAGGTTCTTCTCCTGGTGGCGGCGTCGCTTGGGATCCTCGTGGGGTTCTACTACCTCGTGTACCTGCCCCGGAGCGCTGAGCTGCGGCGGCTGGAGGGAGAGGTCCAAAAGGTCACCGCGGAGCAGCAGCGCCTGAGCGCCCTCGTAGCTTCCCGGCCGGAGGTGGAGCGGGAGTTCAACGAGGTGCGGGGGAGGCTCGCAGAGTTGGAGGCGAAGCTCCCGCCTGCCCGGGAGATCCCGACGCTGCTGGTGCAGCTGGAGCAGACCGTGCGGCAGTCCCGGGCCCGGATTACCCTGATCCGCCCCGGACCGCTCGCGGCGCCGACGCCACCGCCCGGCCCGCGGCCCGGAGGGCAGCGCCCGCAGGAACCCCAGGCACCCTCCTACCAACAGTTCTCCGTGGAGCTGGGCGCCCGAGGGGACTACGAGGCCCTGGTGGATTTCCTACAGCGGCTGCAGAACTTCCCGCGGCTCCTGGTGCTCTCCGAGGTGCGCCTGAGCCCCGCGGAGCAGCCGCGGCCCGGGCAGGCTCCTGTTCTGCAGCTCTCCGTGCGCGCCACTACCTACGTCCTCCCCGAGACGGAGGCGAAGCCGTGATCGCGCCCGGCCAGGGAGAGCAGCAGAGCCGTCTGTTGCCCTATCTCGCGGCGGTCCTGGTGGTCCTGCTGGGCTACGTGGCGTACACAAGGATTTCGGCCCGGCAGCGGCCGCAGGCCCTTCCGCCCTTCACCCCGCCTCCCGTGGCCGCTACCCCCGCGCCAGAGGCCACTCCCACCGCGGCCCCGAGTCCCTCTCCTACCCCGTCTTCCATCCGGGTGGCGCTCCCCGCACGGCCCGTGGGCCGCCCCAACCCCTTCAACCCCCTGATCGTCCCCCAGGTTGCCACGCCCGCGCCGAGGACGGCCACGCGGCCCGCGCCCCCTCCGCTTCCTCCTGCGCCGCCGCCCTTCTTCCCGGGGGAGGGACCGAGGCCGGGGCAGGCTCCCCCGCTGGGTCCTGTACCCACCCCGCAGCCTCAGGTCCCCTTCCGGGCCACGGGCACGGTCATCCAGGGCGGCGTGCGGCTTGCGGTTCTGCAGGCGAGGGATCGGATCTACTTCGCGCGGGTGGGTGACGTCGTCGAAGGATTTCGAATCGTGGCGGTCGAACCGGAGTTCGTGCGGGTCCAGCGCGGCACCTTCGAGCACGTGTTCCACCTGAGGGAGGTCGAAGCACCATGACGCAACGCACATCCGCCCTCGCGCTCACGCTTACCCTGGTCCTGGGGCTTGCGGGAACCGTGATCCCTGCTGCTCCGCCCGTGCAGGTGACGGAGGTATCCCTGAAGGGAACGGAGGGGAGCCTGGAACTGACGATCCGGGCCAGCGGGCCCGTGCAGTACCGGCTGGTGGACTGGGCAGGCAAACCCGCGGGACTTGTGGTTCTGGACATCCAGGAGGCCACCCTGGCGGTTCCGGCGGGCGATCTGCCGCTCCGGCATCCGTCCATCGTCCGAGCCCGCATCAACCAGCAGGACGCTACCACGGTGCGCCTTGCCATCGAGCTCCGGGAGCCCCGGGTGGTACAGGTGCGGCTCGCACAGGATCGGAAGGGGGTGGTGGTGGCCTTCGGGGAACCTGTCCGCCAGCCCGTCCTGCACGTCATCCGGGGCGTGCGGATTGGCCAGACAAATGGCGCGGTGCGGGTGGAGGTGATTGCGGACGGCCCCTTCACCTTTCGGGAGGTCTCGTGGGCCGGAAAGCCCGCGACCCTGGTGGTCGTGGACCTCGTGGGCGTGCAGCTGGCCGGCGGTTCCCGCCGGATCCCGGGAGATGGCGCGATCCGAGAGGTTCGGCTGGGAGAACAGGGAAGCGGCGTGGTGCGGCTCGTGGTGGACCTCCGGGAGCATAGGCCGGTTCAGCTGGTGCGGGAATCGGGAGGGAGAAGGCTTGCGGTGGTGCTCCCCGGCGCAACCCTGACGGGCACCACCGGAAGTCCTCAAGCCCAGGCTCCGCGCCGGGCGCAGGCTCCCTCCGCTCCGGCCCCCACGCCACCGCCCGGTCCTACCCGGGAGTGCTTCGACGACCTCCAGCCGAGGCCGGGGCCTCAGGTCCCGAACCAGCGGCGCTTTACCCTCTCCTTCCTCAATGAACGGCTGGCGGTGATCCTCACCGCCATTGCCCGCCTCACGGGTGTGAACATCGTGGTGAGCCCGGAGGCCGGGGAGCGGCGGTTGACCATCCGGCTGCTGAACGTAACCCTGCGGGAGGCCTTGGATCTCGTCACCCGGCCCCTGGGATTAGCGTACGTCCTCGTGGACCGGAACGTGCTCGTAGTGCCCGCCGACCAGGTGCCGCCGGAGGCGGCGGTGGTGTGCCACTACCGGTTGCGATACGCGCGCGCGGAGGATGTGGCGCGGGTCGTTACCCCGCTTCTGTTCGGAGAACGGCTGGCCCCGCCCGCGCCCACCATTGTGCAGGTGGGTCCCACGCCTCCGCCCACACCTACGCCCGCGCCCACGCCGGTCGTTGTCCGCACGCAGGTGACGGTGGATCGGGCCACCAATAGCCTCCTCGTGGTGGCCTCCCGGTCGGACCAGGCCCGGGTGTGGGAGATCATCCGGCGGCTGGACATCCCGGAAGCGCAGCCGACCCCGCCGCCGCCGAGCCCCCCACCCCCAACCCGGGTCACCCGGGTGTACCGGCTTCAGTGGATCTTCGTGGACGAGCGGCCGCGGGCAGGGGCGGAGGCGGAGCGGATTCTAGTCCCCATCGGACCACCGGATCCCGGCGCCGCGCTGGTGGCCATGGTCCGCCAGCACGCGGGCCTCCGGGCGGAGGACGTGACTTTCGACTACCGACAGAACGCCATCGTGGTGACCGCGACGGAGGAGCAGCACCGGCTCATTCAAGATCTCCTGGCCCAGATTGACGTGCCGGGGGACCAGCTCCTCATCGAGGCCAGCGTGCTGGACATCAACCTGAGCGACCTCAAGGACCTGGGGGTGGAGTGGAGCAACATCCTGACCTTGCCCTTCGCCGAGCTTGAGCCCAACCCAGGCCAGATCCTCTTCAACCCCATCACCCGAGGCCCTCTGAACTTCCAGGCCGTTCTCCGGCTCCTCCTGGAGCAGAACCGGGCCCGGGTGATGGCGAACCCCCGGGTGGTGACCCGGGACGGGCAGCCAGCCACGGTTCTGGTGGGCGATCGGATCGAGATCACCCTGCCCGGCACGGGCCCTCAAGGCCAGGCCATCGCGGTTACCCGCACCATTGAAGTAGGCGTCCGTCTCAACATCACCCCGAAGATCAATCCGGAAGGGGACATCACGCTGCGGATCCTCACGGATGTGAGCTCGCTCGCCGCTCCGCCCACCCCGCAACTGGTGCACATCCGTACCCGACAGGCGGCCACCACCCTGCGGGTGCAGGAAGGGAGTCCCGTTGTGCTCGCGGGCCTCATCCAGAACGAGGAGCGGCGGCGGGTGGTGAAAGTACCCGTGCTGGGAGACATCCCGGTGATCGGGTCGCTCTTCCGGAGTGAGCGGACCGAGCAGGTCAACACGGAGATCGTGTTCATCATCACCCCCCGGCGACTGCCGAGGGTGCTGGCCCCGCCGACGCCGGCTCCCAGCCCCTCGCCTCAGCCGGCGCCATAGCGGACGGACGATGAGCGGATGGAGCGCTGAGTGAGGGAGTGGTGGACGATGCGGAAGATCCTGCAGGGGATAAGCCTGGTGGTGGTGGCCGTGTTGGTGCTCGCGGCCTGCGAGCAGTCCCTGGGACTGCGGCTGCTGGCCCCGGAGGACAACGCGGTCATCAGCTGCTCGTCCGCGGACGCGGGCCTGGTACGGTTCAGCTGGACTCCCGTGGCGGCCGCCCGTAGCTACACGATTGTGATTTACGACGGGTCGGGCAATCAGTTCCTCACCCGAACTGTTGCGACCACAACCATTGACCTGCAGCTTCCCTGCGGGGCCTCGTATTCCTGGCAGGTGGCGGCGAATCCGGGTGGAACCAGCTACTGGACTCCCAGGCGCCAGTTCACGCTCGGGGCGGAGACCTTTAGCTTGATCACGCCTGCGAACGGGGACGCGGTGAACTGCATCACGGCACCCAAGACCAAAGTGCGCTTTGCTTGGACAGTGGTGCGGGACGCAGCCTCCTACAACTTGGTGGTTTGGAACGGGCGGGGTGAGGTGGCGGGTACGGCGAACTTGACCGGCACCAGTACGGAGGTAGAGCTCTTTTGCGGCGATACGTATCGGTGGCAGGTTACGGCCGTGAAGAACTTCCCAAGTCCTCCGGTCCAGAGCCCGGTGTGGACCTTCAGCATTACGGGCGCACCCGGGGTCACTCCACTGCAGCTCCTGTCCCCGCCGGACGGGGCGACGATCGAGTGTCTGGCGCCGGACAACGGGCGGGTGAACTTCGACTGGACGGACGTCCCGAACGCCACGAACTACACGTTGGAGGTGTACCGGGCCTCGGACGGCGCCCTGTTCCTGAGCCGGACGCTCACCGCGAGCCAGACCACGGAGACCGTGGTGTGCCGGCCGGAGCTCGCCCTCCAGTACCGGTGGCGGGTGGGGGCACACATGAACTCCCAGGTGTTCTGGAGCAGCTTCTCCACATTCACCATGACCGTGGAGAAGCCGTTCCTGGTGAGCCCGCCGAATGGGGCCACGATTCCCAGCAGCTCGACGTGCAACGGTAATCCGGGAGTTCTGTTCACGTGGACCGTGGTCCTGAACGCTACCTCGTACCGGGTGGACGTGTTCAACTCGAGTGGTGCCTTGGTCGGCTCCACGGTGGTAACGGGGGCCACGACAACCTCCGCCTGCGTTGGCCTACCCATGACGCCAGGCATCTACACTTGGAGAGTCACGGCCATTAAGCAGGCGCCCAATCCGCCCGTGACCAGTGACATGTGGAGCTTCCAGATCGTGCCCTGATGCGGGGAGGGGCCGTGAGGAGAGTTTGGATCTACCTGGCCGCGGGAGTCCTCCTCCTCACGGCCCCTCTTTCCGCCCAGGACTACGCCCCCGTCCTGCTGTACCCCACGGAGCAGGCCTTCCGCGAGGCCACCGCCTCCCTCAGCCGGGCCGCAGAGCAACAGCCCCGGAGTGCGGAGGCCCGGTTCCGGCTGGGCTACGCGTACCACGTGGCCTGGCGGCTGTGGCGGGGCGGCCTTATTCCGTACGGGGCGGGGTACGACCGGCTCGCAGAGGGGGAGTTCCGGGCCGCCATCGAGGCCGACCCCAGGCACTTCGGGGCCCACCTCCTGCTGTACGGACTCTACCAGTCCCGGGACGACTGGAAGGCGGCGGAGCG includes the following:
- the pilO gene encoding type 4a pilus biogenesis protein PilO, with product MTLRPREQVLLLVAASLGILVGFYYLVYLPRSAELRRLEGEVQKVTAEQQRLSALVASRPEVEREFNEVRGRLAELEAKLPPAREIPTLLVQLEQTVRQSRARITLIRPGPLAAPTPPPGPRPGGQRPQEPQAPSYQQFSVELGARGDYEALVDFLQRLQNFPRLLVLSEVRLSPAEQPRPGQAPVLQLSVRATTYVLPETEAKP
- a CDS encoding prepilin-type N-terminal cleavage/methylation domain-containing protein; this encodes MRICRDERGLTLVELLLAVVTLAVVLGTLFTATSGMARTWTVGQHRVGIQQAGRASLDWMIRRIRLAGQGYDRQHATCLPFYKEATPTKFAFLADVLPGGVCGPFERLEYTLDGNRLVERMTGSDGDVLRALTPAEEVGEVTVTDLNFCYYDLDDQLAPDQTLTVIAGQETCSGSVRSDKLADIFRVKVQVRVWSPRLGERLVVASQATRRLEVLP
- a CDS encoding PilN domain-containing protein; the encoded protein is MSIRINLLAPERRRRRVTPVMVGVGVLAALVLVGAVVAVVMQMRVASGRAQLARLRAEVDRLRPEAQEVERMRRVVEGLRRREALVRQFFASQIPAAEAILDLSLSIPQDSWITLFAVQGGRAVQIEGVTARDNESIALFLVNLERTPHFENMDLQVSELQRIGTQDVLRFTLTGALSGGPPPTLPGGETQ
- a CDS encoding AMIN domain-containing protein; amino-acid sequence: MTQRTSALALTLTLVLGLAGTVIPAAPPVQVTEVSLKGTEGSLELTIRASGPVQYRLVDWAGKPAGLVVLDIQEATLAVPAGDLPLRHPSIVRARINQQDATTVRLAIELREPRVVQVRLAQDRKGVVVAFGEPVRQPVLHVIRGVRIGQTNGAVRVEVIADGPFTFREVSWAGKPATLVVVDLVGVQLAGGSRRIPGDGAIREVRLGEQGSGVVRLVVDLREHRPVQLVRESGGRRLAVVLPGATLTGTTGSPQAQAPRRAQAPSAPAPTPPPGPTRECFDDLQPRPGPQVPNQRRFTLSFLNERLAVILTAIARLTGVNIVVSPEAGERRLTIRLLNVTLREALDLVTRPLGLAYVLVDRNVLVVPADQVPPEAAVVCHYRLRYARAEDVARVVTPLLFGERLAPPAPTIVQVGPTPPPTPTPAPTPVVVRTQVTVDRATNSLLVVASRSDQARVWEIIRRLDIPEAQPTPPPPSPPPPTRVTRVYRLQWIFVDERPRAGAEAERILVPIGPPDPGAALVAMVRQHAGLRAEDVTFDYRQNAIVVTATEEQHRLIQDLLAQIDVPGDQLLIEASVLDINLSDLKDLGVEWSNILTLPFAELEPNPGQILFNPITRGPLNFQAVLRLLLEQNRARVMANPRVVTRDGQPATVLVGDRIEITLPGTGPQGQAIAVTRTIEVGVRLNITPKINPEGDITLRILTDVSSLAAPPTPQLVHIRTRQAATTLRVQEGSPVVLAGLIQNEERRRVVKVPVLGDIPVIGSLFRSERTEQVNTEIVFIITPRRLPRVLAPPTPAPSPSPQPAP
- the pilM gene encoding type IV pilus assembly protein PilM; translated protein: MARTPVGLDIGAAAIKVVELMRGRDGYRIARLGSVRTPVGSLLEGAVVDPQKLGAAVRTALEEAGIRHRRVVTALGSRAAVVREIQVPQMPEEELRSAVRFEAERYLPVAGEDLRVDHQVVEEIEEGTRKQLSVLFAAARAGVVDGLVRALQLAGLGAEVLEVTTFALARVFRQEAKEGPVLVADIGADTTEIVIVQGDRLHLSRTLVTGGNTLTRAVAAALDLEPDAAEIVKEEKAVAPVGALPMEDPTAARVSEAISPVLADIVTELRRSAEFFLTRSGGREIRKVLLAGGTARIPNLATFFADELGLPVEVGDVFRYYPTERPIQDTGPAFAAATGLALRGLEE